A stretch of Helicobacter pylori DNA encodes these proteins:
- the alr gene encoding alanine racemase: MLKRASFVEVDTASLRHNFSAVKSIVPKDACVMAVVKANAYGAGAIKASEIFLQEGANYLGVATLDEALELRSHFSKTPILILGYSPNANASMLIDNDLSAMVFSLEQAEVFSQMALRSQKRLKIHLKIDTGMHRLGLEPNFKSIEIIKKIRALKGLEIEGIFTHLSNADAKIKTHAKNQMKAFNAFLEQLLDQKIEFQYRHAYNSAGILSLCNGNENRLLNLYRPGIMLYGFYPSNEMKESSQTILKNVISLKARIVQIKRVKKGELIGYGEHFYTNEETLVGVLALGYADGLVRDLGNRIQVAINNQLAPLIGKVCMDQCFIKLNDIEAKEGDEVILFGDKSAKANDASEIATLLNTIPYEVISTLSKRLERVYI; this comes from the coding sequence ATGTTAAAAAGGGCGAGTTTTGTAGAAGTGGATACCGCTTCTTTAAGGCATAATTTTAGTGCAGTCAAAAGCATTGTCCCTAAAGACGCTTGTGTCATGGCGGTTGTCAAGGCGAACGCTTATGGGGCAGGAGCGATTAAAGCGAGCGAAATTTTCTTACAAGAAGGGGCTAATTATTTAGGGGTAGCGACCTTAGATGAAGCTTTAGAATTGCGTTCTCATTTTTCTAAAACCCCCATTTTGATTTTAGGCTATAGCCCTAACGCTAACGCTTCCATGCTGATTGATAACGATTTGAGCGCTATGGTTTTTAGCCTTGAACAAGCGGAAGTTTTTTCTCAAATGGCTTTAAGATCTCAAAAACGCTTAAAAATTCATCTTAAAATTGATACCGGCATGCACCGCTTGGGTTTAGAGCCTAATTTTAAAAGCATAGAAATCATTAAAAAAATCCGCGCTTTAAAAGGTTTGGAAATAGAGGGGATATTCACGCATTTAAGCAACGCTGACGCTAAGATTAAAACCCATGCTAAAAACCAAATGAAAGCCTTTAACGCTTTTTTAGAGCAGCTTTTGGATCAAAAAATAGAGTTCCAATACCGCCATGCCTACAATTCTGCCGGCATCCTTTCTTTGTGTAACGGGAATGAAAATCGCTTGTTAAACCTCTATCGCCCAGGCATCATGCTCTATGGTTTTTACCCTTCTAATGAAATGAAAGAGTCGTCTCAAACGATATTGAAAAATGTTATCAGTTTAAAAGCGCGAATCGTTCAAATCAAACGAGTCAAAAAAGGCGAATTGATTGGCTATGGCGAGCATTTTTACACCAATGAAGAGACTTTAGTGGGCGTTTTAGCTCTAGGGTATGCGGACGGGTTGGTGCGCGATTTGGGCAATCGCATTCAAGTAGCGATTAATAACCAATTAGCCCCTCTTATTGGTAAGGTGTGCATGGATCAGTGCTTTATCAAACTCAATGATATTGAAGCCAAAGAGGGCGATGAGGTCATCTTGTTTGGGGATAAAAGCGCTAAGGCTAATGACGCAAGCGAAATCGCCACGCTTTTAAACACCATTCCTTATGAAGTCATTAGCACTTTGTCCAAACGCTTGGAGCGTGTTTATATCTAA
- a CDS encoding alanine/glycine:cation symporter family protein yields METIDSVVRLLSNFVWGIPMQILLVGTGLFLTFYLKGLQFSKIFYAIKILFDKESQSKGDISQFSALMLSLGATVGIGSIVGVATAISIAGPGAVFWMWVTGLVGMATKYSEGILAVKYREKGAFGYNGGPMYYIKNGLNMPKLAMAFAIFTIIASIGTGNMTQSNAVSSILSEQANLPNWVSGLLLTILTAVIVIGGIKSIGKFTSYLAPVMVLLYLIAIIYIIVSHFDLALQAIKLIFEEAFNPKPVVGGASGALVATMIKTGVARGLYSNEAGLGSSAIIAASAQTHHPVRQALVSMLQTFIVTLIVCSATASVILMAPEYNTLLPNGEKLSANLLTLKSTEYFLGSLGAVVIFTTMIFFAYSTIIGWAYYGEKCTEYAFGEKKVKYYRLIFLASVMVGAMAKIDFVWNLADLSNGLMAIPNLIALILLHKVVYSETRWYFSKHSNK; encoded by the coding sequence ATGGAAACGATTGATTCGGTGGTGCGTTTATTATCTAATTTTGTGTGGGGGATTCCCATGCAAATTTTATTAGTAGGCACCGGTTTGTTTTTAACTTTTTATCTTAAGGGTTTGCAATTCAGTAAAATCTTTTATGCGATCAAGATCCTTTTTGACAAAGAGTCCCAATCTAAGGGCGATATTTCGCAATTTTCCGCCCTCATGCTTTCTTTAGGAGCGACTGTAGGCATTGGGAGTATCGTAGGCGTAGCGACCGCTATTAGCATTGCAGGGCCAGGAGCGGTGTTTTGGATGTGGGTTACTGGGCTTGTTGGCATGGCGACTAAATATTCTGAGGGGATTTTAGCGGTGAAATACAGGGAAAAAGGGGCGTTTGGATACAACGGAGGGCCTATGTATTACATCAAAAACGGCCTTAACATGCCCAAACTCGCCATGGCGTTTGCGATTTTTACGATTATTGCGAGCATTGGCACCGGTAACATGACGCAATCTAATGCGGTTTCTTCCATTTTAAGCGAACAAGCGAACCTGCCTAATTGGGTTTCAGGCTTATTGCTTACGATTTTAACCGCTGTTATTGTCATAGGGGGGATTAAATCCATTGGTAAATTCACTTCTTACTTAGCTCCTGTTATGGTGCTTTTATATTTGATCGCTATCATTTATATTATTGTTAGCCATTTTGATTTAGCCCTTCAAGCGATCAAACTCATTTTTGAAGAAGCTTTTAACCCTAAACCCGTTGTGGGCGGAGCGAGCGGCGCGTTGGTAGCGACAATGATAAAAACGGGCGTGGCTAGGGGGTTGTATTCTAATGAAGCGGGGTTGGGGAGTTCGGCTATTATTGCTGCGAGCGCTCAAACACACCACCCGGTGCGCCAAGCCCTAGTGTCCATGCTCCAAACCTTTATTGTAACCTTAATAGTGTGTTCGGCGACAGCGAGCGTGATTTTAATGGCTCCAGAATACAACACCTTGCTCCCTAATGGGGAAAAATTAAGCGCTAATTTGCTCACTCTAAAAAGCACGGAGTATTTTCTAGGCTCATTAGGGGCGGTGGTGATTTTTACAACCATGATCTTTTTTGCCTACTCTACGATCATTGGTTGGGCTTATTATGGGGAAAAATGCACGGAATACGCCTTTGGTGAAAAAAAAGTGAAATATTACCGCTTGATCTTTTTAGCGAGTGTGATGGTGGGGGCTATGGCTAAAATTGATTTTGTGTGGAATTTAGCGGATCTTTCTAACGGGCTTATGGCTATCCCTAATTTGATCGCTTTGATTTTATTGCATAAAGTGGTTTATTCTGAAACTCGTTGGTATTTTAGCAAGCATTCTAACAAGTAA
- a CDS encoding NAD(P)/FAD-dependent oxidoreductase, whose protein sequence is MKKEVVVIGGGIVGLSCAYSMHKLGHKVCVIEKSDGANGTSFGNAGLISAFKKAPLSCPGVVLDTLKLMLKNQAPLKFHFGLNLKLYQWILKFMTSANAKSTHRTMALFERYGWLSVDMYHQMLEDGMDFWYKEDGLLMIYTLKESFEKKIKTCDNSGAYKILNVKETKEYMPIVNDNICGSVLLTENAHVDPGEVMRSLQEYLQNAGVEFLYNEEAIDFEFKNNLIDGVITHKEKIQAETIILATGANPTLIKKTKNDFLMMGAKGYSITFKMPEELKPKTSSLFADIFMAMTPRRDTVRITSKLELNTNNALIDKEQIANMKKNLAAFTQPFEMKDATEWCGFRPLTPNDIPYLGYDKRYKNLIHATGLGWLGITFGPAIGKIIANLSQDGANEKNADIMLFSAFFRD, encoded by the coding sequence ATGAAAAAAGAAGTCGTGGTCATAGGTGGTGGGATTGTAGGGCTTTCTTGTGCGTATTCTATGCATAAGTTAGGGCATAAGGTCTGCGTGATTGAAAAAAGCGATGGTGCAAACGGCACTTCTTTTGGGAATGCCGGGCTTATTTCCGCGTTTAAAAAAGCCCCACTCTCATGCCCTGGTGTGGTGTTAGACACTCTAAAACTCATGCTCAAAAACCAAGCCCCTTTAAAATTCCACTTTGGGCTTAATTTAAAGCTCTATCAATGGATTTTAAAGTTTATGACAAGCGCGAACGCTAAGTCCACGCACCGCACCATGGCGTTGTTTGAACGCTACGGGTGGCTGAGTGTTGATATGTATCATCAAATGCTAGAAGACGGCATGGATTTTTGGTACAAAGAAGATGGGCTTTTAATGATCTACACCTTAAAAGAAAGTTTTGAAAAAAAGATTAAAACTTGCGATAACAGCGGCGCTTATAAGATTTTGAATGTGAAAGAGACCAAAGAATACATGCCTATTGTTAATGACAATATCTGTGGGAGCGTGCTTTTGACCGAAAACGCGCATGTGGATCCGGGCGAAGTGATGCGCTCTTTGCAAGAATATTTACAAAACGCGGGCGTGGAGTTTCTTTATAACGAAGAAGCGATCGATTTTGAGTTTAAAAATAACCTTATTGATGGCGTTATCACGCATAAGGAAAAAATCCAAGCAGAAACAATCATTCTGGCCACCGGGGCTAACCCCACTCTCATTAAAAAAACCAAAAACGATTTTTTAATGATGGGGGCTAAAGGCTATAGCATCACCTTTAAAATGCCTGAAGAATTAAAACCCAAGACTTCTTCCTTATTTGCGGATATTTTCATGGCAATGACCCCACGAAGAGACACCGTTAGGATCACCTCTAAATTAGAATTAAACACCAATAACGCTCTCATTGATAAAGAGCAAATCGCTAACATGAAAAAGAATTTAGCCGCTTTCACGCAGCCTTTTGAAATGAAAGACGCCACAGAATGGTGCGGTTTCAGACCTTTAACCCCTAATGATATTCCTTATTTGGGCTATGACAAACGCTATAAAAACTTAATCCATGCAACAGGACTGGGGTGGCTTGGCATCACTTTTGGTCCGGCCATTGGTAAAATCATCGCCAATTTAAGCCAAGACGGAGCGAATGAAAAAAATGCCGATATTATGCTTTTTTCTGCATTTTTTAGGGATTAA
- a CDS encoding RidA family protein — MKEVIHSTLAPKAIGPYSQAIATNDLVFVSGQLGIDASTGEFKGADIHSQTTQSMENIKAILKEAGLGMDSVVKTTILLKSLDDFAVVNGIYGSYFTEPYPARATFQVAKLPKDALVEIEAIAIK, encoded by the coding sequence ATGAAAGAAGTCATTCATTCAACGCTAGCCCCAAAGGCTATAGGCCCTTACTCTCAAGCTATCGCTACTAACGATCTTGTCTTTGTCTCTGGGCAATTGGGCATTGATGCGAGCACCGGCGAATTTAAAGGTGCGGATATTCATTCTCAAACCACGCAGTCCATGGAAAATATCAAAGCGATTTTAAAAGAAGCAGGGTTAGGGATGGATAGCGTGGTTAAAACGACTATTTTATTGAAAAGTTTAGACGATTTTGCTGTGGTGAATGGAATCTATGGGAGCTATTTTACAGAGCCTTATCCGGCTAGAGCGACTTTTCAAGTGGCCAAACTGCCTAAAGACGCTTTAGTAGAAATTGAAGCGATAGCCATTAAGTAA
- a CDS encoding Na+/H+ antiporter NhaC family protein — translation MGLSASSLIVPFSVILMVVFTKRVALSLFVGILVSAVLMHSLHLSYIVEYAYIKITSVFYTYEPEKGLHFNLSNLYVFGFLIFLGVLSQVILKSGSVQNFVKKAKKYSKDAKTPEFIAFFSGIIIFVDDYFNALTVGQISKSLNDAHNSTRERLAYIIDSTSAPVCLLVPISSWGAYIMGIMNNDSSPLLKDSFSVLVQSLSSNYYAIFALIAVFLTILWQINLPSMRKYQNIGVKDFYSEQEEGSSKLAPLSLLPLSILLLIVSISSLIFYTGVVLKNTDASFSLFYGGLFSLIVTYLLAYKFLEKGSFFKLMLDGFKSVGPAILVLTLAWAIGPVIRDDAQTGLYLAHISKGFLNSGGGMYMPLIFFLISGFIAFSTGTSWGAFAIMLPIGAGMANESDIILIVSAILSGAVYGDHTSPISDTTILSAAGAGCSVQSHFITQLPYATIAMLCSAVSLGVASFMHSRSLAFLIGVALLVGVFYLLKRFYGEN, via the coding sequence GTGGGATTGTCAGCATCAAGTCTTATTGTTCCTTTTAGCGTTATTTTAATGGTGGTTTTCACTAAAAGAGTCGCGCTCTCGTTGTTTGTGGGCATTTTAGTGAGCGCTGTTTTAATGCATTCGTTACACCTTTCTTACATCGTAGAATATGCCTATATCAAGATCACTTCCGTTTTTTACACTTACGAGCCAGAAAAAGGGCTTCATTTCAATCTTTCCAATCTCTATGTTTTTGGGTTTTTAATCTTTTTAGGCGTCTTAAGCCAGGTGATTTTAAAATCCGGTAGCGTGCAGAACTTTGTCAAAAAAGCTAAAAAATACTCTAAAGACGCTAAAACCCCCGAATTTATCGCTTTTTTTTCAGGCATTATTATTTTTGTAGATGATTATTTTAACGCCCTAACCGTGGGGCAAATCTCAAAATCTTTAAACGACGCTCATAACTCCACACGAGAGCGCTTGGCTTATATTATAGACTCCACTTCAGCGCCGGTGTGTTTGTTAGTCCCTATTTCTAGCTGGGGGGCGTATATCATGGGGATCATGAATAACGACAGCTCGCCCTTATTAAAAGATAGTTTTTCGGTGCTTGTACAAAGCTTGAGCAGTAATTATTATGCGATTTTTGCGCTCATTGCGGTCTTTCTCACTATTTTATGGCAAATCAACCTCCCTAGCATGAGAAAGTATCAAAACATAGGCGTGAAGGATTTTTATAGCGAACAAGAAGAAGGCTCTTCAAAACTAGCCCCCTTAAGCCTGTTACCCCTTTCTATTTTATTATTGATCGTGTCCATTTCATCATTGATTTTTTATACAGGAGTGGTCTTAAAAAACACTGATGCGAGTTTTTCGCTCTTTTATGGGGGATTGTTTTCGCTCATTGTTACTTATCTTTTAGCTTATAAGTTTTTAGAAAAAGGGAGCTTTTTTAAACTCATGTTGGATGGCTTTAAGAGTGTGGGGCCAGCGATACTAGTCTTAACGCTCGCTTGGGCTATTGGGCCTGTGATTAGAGACGACGCTCAAACGGGGCTTTACTTGGCCCACATCAGCAAGGGATTTTTAAATAGTGGGGGAGGCATGTATATGCCTTTAATCTTTTTTTTAATTTCTGGGTTTATCGCTTTTTCTACCGGCACAAGCTGGGGAGCGTTTGCGATCATGCTGCCCATTGGAGCGGGCATGGCTAATGAAAGCGATATTATTTTGATTGTTTCAGCGATCCTTTCAGGCGCGGTTTATGGGGATCACACAAGCCCCATTTCTGACACGACTATACTATCGGCTGCAGGGGCAGGGTGTTCGGTGCAAAGCCATTTCATCACGCAACTCCCTTATGCCACTATTGCGATGCTTTGCAGCGCGGTGAGTTTGGGGGTGGCAAGTTTTATGCATTCGCGCTCGCTCGCTTTTTTAATCGGTGTGGCTTTACTTGTTGGGGTGTTTTATCTTTTAAAAAGGTTTTATGGTGAAAACTAA
- a CDS encoding LapA family protein codes for MRFYIIFTFLFIVGFGVFVYSIDPQAYAFNLGSYSFNLPIAVWLMGVLGMFAFFSWVFLFKHNLSHKIRLYHEKRDFDKLLKQILSQDTQKTFLKTKFKSDLAKNLSQILARYDLKADLNTPNSGCEKVDNLFKHYHNIENNTLEPKDHAKHSLAYEHAYFSKRLKAFIHNDLKNAFEVLTNAQIPLELRRYAFIEIAQKGSKKEVLKALNAMQENLDKECVKAFLKAFFEKSLNTDTLKISELCKKVGYDKDDYLKLAQKAQKFLVPDQWFQFFEILSQEDDKAQKAFLFVLLELEMNDLAKEHLAVLSFEEYMLLNAYMDLKQEHKKAYKLEAFL; via the coding sequence ATGCGTTTTTACATTATCTTTACATTTTTGTTCATTGTGGGTTTTGGTGTGTTTGTTTATAGTATTGATCCGCAAGCTTATGCTTTCAATTTAGGGAGTTACAGCTTTAATCTTCCCATTGCGGTATGGCTTATGGGCGTTTTGGGCATGTTCGCTTTTTTTTCATGGGTTTTTTTATTCAAACACAATCTCAGCCACAAAATCCGCTTATACCATGAAAAAAGGGATTTTGACAAATTGCTCAAACAAATCCTGTCTCAAGACACTCAAAAGACTTTTTTAAAAACGAAGTTTAAAAGCGATCTCGCTAAAAACCTCTCTCAAATCTTAGCCCGCTATGATCTAAAGGCTGATTTAAACACGCCAAATAGCGGGTGCGAAAAAGTGGATAACCTTTTTAAGCATTACCACAATATAGAAAACAACACCCTTGAGCCTAAAGATCACGCTAAGCACTCTCTGGCTTATGAGCATGCTTATTTTTCTAAACGCTTGAAGGCTTTCATTCATAACGATTTGAAAAACGCCTTTGAAGTTTTAACAAACGCGCAAATCCCTTTGGAATTACGCCGCTACGCTTTTATAGAAATCGCCCAAAAAGGCAGCAAAAAAGAGGTTTTGAAGGCTTTGAATGCGATGCAAGAGAACTTGGATAAAGAGTGCGTGAAAGCTTTTTTAAAAGCCTTTTTTGAAAAATCTTTAAACACAGACACTTTAAAAATTTCAGAGCTTTGCAAAAAGGTGGGTTATGATAAAGACGATTATTTAAAGCTCGCGCAAAAAGCGCAAAAATTTCTTGTCCCTGATCAATGGTTCCAATTTTTTGAGATTTTAAGCCAAGAAGACGATAAGGCGCAAAAAGCCTTTTTATTCGTGTTGTTAGAATTAGAAATGAACGATCTCGCTAAGGAGCATCTAGCGGTTTTATCCTTTGAAGAATACATGCTTTTAAACGCTTACATGGATTTGAAACAAGAGCATAAAAAAGCTTATAAATTAGAAGCGTTTTTGTAG
- the rlmH gene encoding 23S rRNA (pseudouridine(1915)-N(3))-methyltransferase RlmH — MRCVVYSIAKNSPLDLVKSYQKQCKRFDCELELVDLFPKNTANAQKVSKELAQKSYSLAFEPYLNPKAKNIALHPKAQRGDSFAFSKMLENHLNINFFIAGAYGFEEKFLKDCQAWSLSEMTFSHEVAKIVLCEQIYRALSIIFKHPYHK, encoded by the coding sequence ATGCGTTGCGTGGTGTATTCTATCGCTAAAAATTCGCCCCTAGATTTGGTGAAAAGCTATCAAAAGCAATGCAAGCGATTTGATTGCGAGCTGGAATTAGTGGATTTATTCCCTAAAAATACCGCTAACGCTCAAAAAGTTTCTAAAGAACTCGCTCAAAAAAGCTACTCTCTAGCCTTTGAGCCGTATTTAAACCCTAAGGCAAAAAATATTGCCTTACACCCTAAAGCTCAAAGGGGCGATAGCTTTGCGTTTAGTAAAATGTTAGAAAATCATCTTAATATTAATTTTTTTATCGCTGGAGCGTATGGGTTTGAAGAAAAGTTTTTAAAGGATTGTCAAGCTTGGAGTTTGAGCGAGATGACTTTTAGCCATGAAGTGGCTAAAATTGTCTTATGCGAGCAAATCTATAGGGCTTTAAGCATTATTTTTAAGCATCCATACCATAAATAG
- the accD gene encoding acetyl-CoA carboxylase, carboxyltransferase subunit beta, whose amino-acid sequence MGFADFFKNFKINKLRTAPSKEEQPSHWVKCPKCYALMYHKEVFGKYSVCLKCHYHFRMNATERIEFLCDVGSFEEFDKHLRPNDPLNFVDKESYKQRIKKYEKRTNRPSSVISGEAKINRMPLQIVVFDFSFMGGSLGSVEGEKIVRAINRAVAKKEALLIVSASGGARMQESTYSLMQMAKTSAALNRLSEAKLPFISLLSDPTYGGVSASFAFLGDLIIAEPGAMIGFAGPRVIKQTIGADLPEGFQTAEFLLEHGLIDMIVHRKDLKKTLSDLIAMMMHKTSKIF is encoded by the coding sequence ATGGGATTTGCAGATTTCTTTAAAAATTTTAAGATCAATAAATTGCGGACAGCGCCAAGTAAGGAAGAACAGCCAAGCCATTGGGTGAAATGCCCTAAATGTTATGCGTTAATGTATCATAAAGAAGTGTTTGGTAAATACAGCGTGTGTTTGAAATGCCATTACCATTTCCGCATGAACGCAACTGAAAGGATTGAATTTTTATGCGATGTGGGGAGTTTTGAAGAGTTTGACAAGCACTTACGGCCTAATGATCCTTTAAATTTCGTGGATAAAGAGAGTTATAAACAACGCATTAAAAAATACGAAAAAAGGACTAACCGCCCAAGCTCAGTGATCAGCGGTGAGGCTAAAATCAACCGCATGCCTTTGCAGATCGTGGTGTTTGATTTTAGCTTTATGGGAGGGAGTTTAGGCTCTGTGGAAGGCGAAAAGATCGTAAGAGCGATCAATCGTGCGGTCGCCAAAAAAGAAGCGTTACTGATTGTTTCAGCGAGTGGGGGGGCTAGGATGCAAGAATCCACTTATTCGCTCATGCAAATGGCTAAAACGAGCGCGGCTTTGAACCGATTGAGTGAGGCCAAACTCCCTTTCATTTCGCTCTTAAGCGATCCCACTTATGGGGGCGTTAGCGCGTCTTTTGCTTTTTTAGGGGATCTCATCATCGCAGAGCCTGGAGCGATGATAGGCTTTGCAGGGCCTAGGGTGATTAAACAAACCATAGGGGCGGATTTGCCTGAGGGCTTTCAAACAGCGGAATTTTTATTAGAACATGGCTTGATTGATATGATTGTGCATAGGAAGGATTTGAAAAAGACTTTGAGCGATCTCATCGCTATGATGATGCATAAGACTTCAAAGATTTTTTAA
- the recO gene encoding recombination protein RecO, which translates to MQGFLLQTQSIRDEDLIVRVLTKNQLKTLYRFYGKRHSVLNVGRKIDFEEENDDRFLPKLRNILHLGYIWEREMERLFFWQRFCTLLFKHLEGVHSLDSIYFDTLDDGASKLSKQHPLRVILEMYAVLLNFEGRLQSYNSCFLCDAKLERSVALAQGFILAHPSCLKAKSLDLEKIQAFFRTQSTIDLELEEVEELWRTLNLGF; encoded by the coding sequence ATGCAAGGGTTTCTTTTACAAACACAAAGCATAAGAGATGAAGATTTGATCGTGCGCGTTTTAACCAAAAACCAGCTCAAAACCCTCTATCGTTTCTATGGCAAACGCCATAGCGTGCTGAATGTGGGGCGTAAAATTGATTTTGAAGAAGAAAACGATGATAGATTTTTACCCAAGTTAAGGAATATTTTGCATTTAGGCTATATTTGGGAAAGAGAAATGGAGCGCTTGTTTTTTTGGCAACGCTTTTGCACTCTTTTGTTCAAGCATTTAGAGGGCGTGCATTCTTTAGATAGCATCTATTTTGACACTTTAGATGATGGGGCTAGCAAACTCTCCAAACAGCACCCCTTAAGAGTAATCTTAGAAATGTATGCAGTCCTTTTGAATTTTGAAGGGCGCTTGCAAAGTTATAATTCTTGTTTTTTATGCGATGCAAAATTAGAGCGTTCTGTCGCTTTAGCGCAAGGGTTTATTTTAGCGCACCCCTCTTGCTTGAAAGCTAAAAGCTTGGATTTAGAAAAAATCCAAGCTTTTTTTCGCACTCAAAGCACGATTGATTTAGAATTAGAAGAAGTGGAAGAATTATGGCGCACGCTGAATTTAGGGTTTTAA
- a CDS encoding nicotinamide-nucleotide amidohydrolase family protein, translating into MKFKFLNMDNESGFILIEKELKRLKITAQVKEDCFELKGENIERARIYLKTLFNSNIVELDDNKKSANAVIERLKSLGLKIAVAESCSGGLLSHAFTSISGASAVFMGGIVCYNEEVKRELLKVNATTLKVFGVYSEECVKEMLSGVFLNFKADLALAISGVAGPNGGSKANPVGTIYIGVQRLGSQALIDRCFFEGNRESIQNKSVEHALNMLARML; encoded by the coding sequence ATGAAATTTAAATTTTTGAATATGGATAATGAGAGCGGTTTTATTTTGATTGAAAAAGAATTGAAACGATTGAAAATCACCGCTCAAGTCAAAGAAGACTGCTTTGAATTAAAAGGCGAGAATATAGAGCGCGCGAGAATCTATCTTAAAACGCTTTTTAACTCCAATATTGTGGAATTAGACGATAACAAAAAAAGCGCAAACGCTGTAATAGAGCGCTTGAAATCTTTAGGTTTAAAAATTGCGGTGGCTGAAAGCTGCTCTGGGGGGTTATTATCGCATGCATTCACTTCCATTAGCGGGGCTTCAGCGGTTTTTATGGGGGGTATTGTGTGTTACAATGAAGAGGTTAAGCGCGAATTATTGAAGGTCAATGCCACGACTTTAAAAGTCTTTGGGGTTTATAGCGAAGAATGCGTGAAAGAAATGCTATCAGGCGTGTTTTTAAATTTTAAAGCAGATTTAGCGTTGGCGATCAGTGGGGTGGCTGGCCCTAATGGAGGGAGTAAGGCTAATCCTGTAGGCACGATTTACATTGGCGTGCAAAGATTGGGATCTCAAGCTTTAATCGATCGCTGTTTTTTTGAAGGCAATAGAGAAAGCATTCAAAACAAAAGCGTAGAGCATGCACTAAACATGCTCGCTAGAATGCTATAA
- the lgt gene encoding prolipoprotein diacylglyceryl transferase, with protein MNAWNTIYDQFNPIAFSLGGIEVHWYGLAYACAIVIAFYMALRMIQKDPKRFPIERKEFESYFLWAELGIVLGARIGYILIYEPNSGYYLTHFWQIFNPFDSHGNFVGIRGMSYHGGLVGFLIASYLYSRKDLKKLLIYLDLIAISLPLGYVFGRIGNFLNQELFGRIVPKDSHLGQIIGIMVDNELRYPSQLIEAFLEGVVVFLMVMWAKKHTKTHGLLIVVYGLGYSLMRFIAEFYREPDSQMGVYFLNLSMGQILSLFMVIVSLGILLYATKNSKKIKENQ; from the coding sequence ATGAACGCTTGGAATACGATTTATGATCAATTTAACCCTATCGCTTTTAGTCTTGGCGGTATTGAAGTGCATTGGTATGGTTTGGCGTATGCGTGCGCGATTGTTATCGCATTTTACATGGCGTTACGAATGATCCAAAAAGACCCCAAACGATTCCCCATTGAAAGGAAGGAATTTGAGAGTTATTTTTTATGGGCGGAGCTTGGCATTGTGCTAGGGGCAAGGATAGGATACATTCTTATTTATGAGCCTAATTCTGGCTATTATTTGACGCATTTTTGGCAAATCTTTAACCCTTTTGATAGCCATGGGAATTTTGTGGGCATTCGTGGGATGAGCTATCATGGGGGGTTGGTGGGGTTTTTGATCGCTTCGTATCTTTATAGCCGTAAGGATTTGAAAAAGCTTTTGATTTATTTGGATTTGATTGCGATCAGCCTGCCTTTAGGGTATGTTTTTGGGAGAATTGGGAATTTTTTAAACCAGGAGCTTTTTGGGAGAATTGTTCCCAAAGACAGCCATTTAGGGCAAATCATAGGCATTATGGTGGATAACGAGTTGCGCTATCCTAGCCAATTGATTGAAGCGTTTTTAGAGGGGGTTGTCGTGTTTTTAATGGTAATGTGGGCTAAAAAACACACCAAAACGCATGGGTTGCTTATTGTGGTTTATGGCTTGGGGTATTCCCTGATGCGCTTTATTGCGGAATTTTACAGAGAGCCGGATAGCCAAATGGGGGTTTATTTTTTAAATTTGAGCATGGGGCAGATTTTAAGCTTATTTATGGTAATTGTTTCATTAGGGATTTTATTGTATGCTACGAAAAATTCTAAAAAAATAAAGGAAAATCAATGA